Proteins encoded in a region of the Pelobates fuscus isolate aPelFus1 chromosome 11, aPelFus1.pri, whole genome shotgun sequence genome:
- the LOC134577551 gene encoding FXYD domain-containing ion transport regulator 6-like isoform X1: MRSCDLKNRKGLMEAALIFLCSALAPVLGASEENKQSDPFHYDYESLRIGGLVFAVVLFTLGILLILSRRCRCNNLNQKPRAPGDEEAQAENLIASKARGSQKTEN; encoded by the exons GGCTCATGGAGGCTGCATTGATCTTCCTTTGTTCCGCTTTGGCTCCAGTGCTGG GTGCCAGCGAGGAAAACAAACAGTCTGATCCATTTCACTATG ATTATGAAAGTCTGAGAATTGGAGGACTCGTGTTTGCAGTTGTCCTCTTCACATTGGGCATCCTCTTAATTCTGA GCCGGAGATGCAGATGCAACAATCTTAACCAAAAGCCAAG GGCTCCAGGAGATGAAGAAGCTCAAGCTGAAAATCTCATTGCCTCTAAAG CTCGGGGGTCTCAGAAAACAGAGAACTAA
- the LOC134577551 gene encoding FXYD domain-containing ion transport regulator 6-like isoform X2 — translation MEAALIFLCSALAPVLGASEENKQSDPFHYDYESLRIGGLVFAVVLFTLGILLILSRRCRCNNLNQKPRAPGDEEAQAENLIASKARGSQKTEN, via the exons ATGGAGGCTGCATTGATCTTCCTTTGTTCCGCTTTGGCTCCAGTGCTGG GTGCCAGCGAGGAAAACAAACAGTCTGATCCATTTCACTATG ATTATGAAAGTCTGAGAATTGGAGGACTCGTGTTTGCAGTTGTCCTCTTCACATTGGGCATCCTCTTAATTCTGA GCCGGAGATGCAGATGCAACAATCTTAACCAAAAGCCAAG GGCTCCAGGAGATGAAGAAGCTCAAGCTGAAAATCTCATTGCCTCTAAAG CTCGGGGGTCTCAGAAAACAGAGAACTAA